Proteins encoded together in one Solea senegalensis isolate Sse05_10M unplaced genomic scaffold, IFAPA_SoseM_1 scf7180000012649, whole genome shotgun sequence window:
- the LOC122759931 gene encoding ras-related protein Rab-18 — MEDDILTTLKILIIGESGVGKSSLLLRFTDDTFDPEQSATIGVDFKVKTISVDGNKAKLAIWDTAGQERFRTLTPSYYRGAQGVILVYDVTRRETFTKLDNWLNELETYCTRNDLVKMLVGNKIDKENHELDRAEGLKFARKHSMLFIEASAKTRDGVQCAFEELVEKIIQTPGLWQSETHGRGVQLSDEDVGGGSCGGYCSLV, encoded by the exons ATGGAAGACGACATATTGACGACGCTGAAAATTTTGATAATAGGAGAAAGTGGTGTTGGGAAGTCCAG CCTCCTTTTAAGATTCACAGATGACACGTTTGACCCCGAACAGTCAGCCACAATAG GTGTTGACTTTAAAGTGAAGACCATCTCTGTGGACGGAAACAAGGCAAAGTTGGCCATATGG GACACTGCTGGACAGGAGCGCTTTCGAACCCTCACGCCAAGTTACTATCGTGGTGCCCAGGGAGTTATCTTGG TGTATGATGTCACACGGCGAGAAACCTTTACCAAGCTTGATAACTGGCTCAATGAGCTGGAGACGTACTGTACAAGGAATGACCTTGTGAAAATGCTGGTTGGAAACAAAATTGACAAG GAAAACCATGAGCTAGACAGAGCAGAAGGTCTGAAGTTTGCGAGAAAACATTCCATGCTTTTTATAG AGGCGAGTGCTAAGACCAGAGATGGCGTTCAGTGTGCATTTGAGGAGCTGGTGGAAAAGATCATCCAGACTCCTGGTTTATGGCAGAGTGAGACCCACGGCCGAGGAGTCCAACTCAGCGACGAGGACGTGGGCGGTGGATCTTGTGGCGGCTACTGCTCCCTGGTCTAG